A DNA window from Bdellovibrio sp. BCCA contains the following coding sequences:
- a CDS encoding BNR-4 repeat-containing protein yields MKKLLGLAIALTAVVTSVKLSLPRSTPEGSLSFSSVESSSTNRTYAPLKLPPFPSSGLNLFNSSAEVANYLETFHERKAFNWNPSYPIYIPAFDNQNKPYLRKHDRGQTTALMNGFKKYELGFWRDLPLDLSALHKSFPQTSLEQLANFNKQDILWDPKMAVFDKDDVLYTVVRIRTENPSLKHYVLMYSKDHGISWQSKILLSDANLPEWYDLERPYSPNPLFSSPAFLYYQKQGKAPGYETGFEYWQGTVGRLTLQTTSFNDKGELVVDAPVEISTTAQPIGYRSGSAVKVLRSGDKYFVTWLEATLDHKLEKNKTGRPVNTVPDKKGNPYSGIWVAEYDIKTRFLKKTEVLKTWPLNDSHNQPGIVRTSKGILHVIGGAHGAHFTHAFSLKPDSIDAWSAPQFTNTTNSGYSANFNIPGVPGGSQTYVSLVIDSKDQLHLAYRLWASDKSVFNAEYFGALAYQKADCDFSDQKNVSKTCRWNSPQILVYPNAPEYTHYYQVMTIDRKENLYLEYAQMRPYAPYFFKTPTGEMINTSPMLNSALLKSEDNGKSWFLVNDEDFEH; encoded by the coding sequence ATGAAGAAACTTTTGGGACTGGCCATTGCTCTTACGGCCGTGGTCACCTCTGTAAAGCTTTCTCTGCCAAGATCGACTCCCGAAGGGAGTCTTTCATTTTCTTCTGTTGAGTCTTCTTCAACGAATAGAACTTATGCACCTTTAAAACTTCCGCCTTTTCCGAGTTCGGGTTTAAATCTTTTTAACTCATCCGCGGAAGTCGCCAACTATCTTGAAACTTTTCACGAACGAAAAGCCTTTAATTGGAATCCCTCCTACCCGATTTATATTCCGGCTTTTGATAATCAAAACAAACCCTATTTAAGAAAACACGATCGCGGTCAAACGACAGCACTCATGAATGGATTTAAAAAATATGAATTAGGTTTTTGGCGAGACCTGCCTTTAGATCTTTCCGCTTTACATAAAAGTTTTCCTCAAACGTCCCTTGAGCAACTGGCTAACTTTAACAAACAAGACATTTTGTGGGATCCGAAGATGGCGGTCTTTGATAAGGACGACGTCTTGTATACCGTCGTACGCATCAGAACAGAGAATCCTTCGCTGAAGCATTATGTTTTGATGTATTCAAAAGACCACGGTATTTCGTGGCAGAGTAAAATCTTGTTGAGCGATGCCAATCTTCCGGAGTGGTATGACCTGGAGAGACCTTATTCTCCGAATCCTTTGTTTTCATCTCCCGCATTTTTGTATTATCAAAAACAAGGAAAAGCTCCCGGTTACGAAACGGGGTTTGAATATTGGCAAGGCACTGTGGGTCGACTGACTTTGCAGACGACGTCATTTAATGACAAAGGTGAACTTGTTGTTGATGCACCTGTTGAGATCAGCACTACGGCGCAGCCCATCGGTTATCGCAGTGGAAGCGCTGTTAAAGTTTTACGCTCTGGCGACAAATACTTTGTGACATGGCTTGAAGCCACTTTGGATCATAAGCTTGAGAAAAATAAGACTGGTCGACCAGTGAATACAGTTCCCGATAAAAAAGGAAATCCTTACTCAGGAATTTGGGTGGCTGAGTACGACATAAAAACAAGGTTTCTTAAGAAAACAGAAGTTCTCAAAACGTGGCCTTTGAATGACAGTCATAATCAGCCCGGCATTGTTCGCACAAGTAAAGGTATTCTGCATGTCATAGGCGGAGCGCATGGGGCGCATTTTACTCATGCGTTTTCTTTAAAACCTGACTCCATCGATGCTTGGAGTGCTCCGCAATTTACGAACACCACGAACAGTGGTTACTCTGCCAATTTTAATATTCCTGGTGTTCCCGGAGGCAGTCAGACCTATGTGTCTTTGGTGATCGACAGCAAAGATCAATTGCATCTTGCCTATCGTTTGTGGGCGTCAGACAAATCAGTTTTCAATGCAGAATACTTCGGCGCTCTCGCCTATCAAAAAGCGGACTGTGATTTCTCTGATCAAAAAAACGTTTCAAAAACTTGTCGTTGGAATTCTCCACAAATTTTGGTCTATCCGAATGCTCCAGAATACACACATTATTACCAAGTGATGACGATCGATAGAAAAGAAAATCTGTATTTGGAATACGCGCAGATGAGACCATACGCGCCTTATTTCTTCAAAACGCCAACCGGAGAAATGATCAACACTTCCCCAATGCTGAACTCCGCCCTTTTAAAGTCCGAAGACAACGGCAAATCCTGGTTCCTAGTTAACGACGAAGATTTCGAGCATTGA
- a CDS encoding flavin monoamine oxidase family protein: protein MAKSSLNRREFLKISALGTSAMALSSCTSLDRFFMGDSRNLKNEVVILGGGAAGLAAAFELKKRKIPFRIFEASSRVGGRVQSVTVFPEGGPVAELGAEFFETSHSQVFLLAQELNLPVRELKTPTDLEAHLFSFEGKTYRVKDVVPRLKTLQNVYRRIRSDLFRDQDVILSYKNSLQFERSVYYDTLSLKDLLDSWKSEVDPLVLQIIETQAVSRFGVDAKDQSALHFLSTIDAEGSSLLSGRSTYRLEGGLSELTQTLAARVAGVIPDQILRLNFPLVEIEENGGVFELTFVGPNGKEKFITRNVICTVPFSKLREVKGLSDLNFSSLKHEAIRTQAYATHSKGVMTFATPFWRTRRGSAVANLGNFTGDFVSQKIWDSGRAQNGTQGLLTFQRGGSSGAKAGAAAPEEALKDLGLFYNDVPSLEGDSSQAVNWLQKKWALGSMAVFKPGQYMRYKGAAAEAEYEGRFVFAGEHTSLRFAGTLQGALESGVKAASEIVI from the coding sequence ATGGCAAAAAGTTCTTTGAATCGCCGCGAGTTTTTAAAGATTTCAGCATTGGGTACGTCGGCTATGGCGCTTAGCAGTTGCACAAGCCTCGACCGTTTCTTCATGGGCGACTCCCGAAACCTCAAAAATGAAGTCGTCATCCTCGGAGGAGGAGCCGCAGGTCTAGCTGCCGCCTTTGAACTTAAAAAACGCAAAATTCCTTTCCGCATATTTGAGGCGTCCTCGCGAGTCGGCGGTCGCGTGCAATCCGTCACCGTCTTTCCTGAAGGGGGCCCGGTCGCGGAATTGGGAGCCGAGTTTTTTGAAACATCTCACTCCCAAGTTTTTCTTTTAGCACAAGAACTGAATTTACCTGTGCGCGAACTCAAAACGCCCACGGATCTTGAAGCACACCTTTTTTCTTTCGAGGGAAAAACTTATCGTGTGAAAGACGTCGTGCCGCGCCTAAAGACATTGCAAAACGTCTATCGCCGTATTCGCAGTGACTTGTTCCGCGATCAAGATGTCATTCTTAGCTATAAAAACTCTTTGCAGTTTGAACGCTCCGTTTATTACGACACATTGTCTTTAAAAGATCTTTTGGATTCGTGGAAAAGCGAAGTCGATCCTTTAGTGTTACAAATCATCGAGACCCAAGCGGTGAGCCGTTTCGGAGTGGATGCCAAAGACCAATCTGCATTGCATTTCCTTTCAACGATTGACGCAGAAGGAAGTTCTCTTCTTTCAGGTCGCTCAACATATCGTTTGGAAGGGGGCCTTTCAGAATTGACACAAACTTTGGCAGCTCGTGTGGCCGGAGTTATTCCTGATCAGATTTTGCGCTTAAATTTTCCTTTAGTGGAAATCGAAGAAAATGGTGGTGTCTTTGAACTGACATTCGTAGGTCCGAACGGCAAAGAAAAGTTCATCACTCGCAACGTGATTTGCACGGTGCCATTTTCAAAATTGCGCGAAGTAAAAGGTTTGAGCGATCTCAATTTCTCTTCGCTTAAACACGAAGCCATTCGCACGCAAGCTTACGCGACTCACAGCAAAGGTGTGATGACATTTGCAACACCATTCTGGCGCACTCGTCGCGGTTCGGCGGTGGCCAATCTTGGAAACTTCACAGGAGATTTTGTCTCTCAAAAAATCTGGGATTCAGGACGTGCTCAAAACGGAACTCAAGGTCTTTTAACTTTCCAAAGAGGCGGCTCTTCAGGTGCAAAGGCGGGGGCGGCAGCTCCCGAAGAAGCATTGAAAGATTTAGGACTTTTCTATAACGATGTTCCTTCCTTGGAAGGCGACTCGTCACAAGCCGTGAACTGGCTTCAGAAAAAATGGGCTTTAGGATCTATGGCTGTGTTTAAACCGGGTCAGTACATGCGCTACAAAGGGGCTGCCGCAGAAGCAGAGTACGAAGGTCGATTTGTTTTTGCGGGGGAGCACACAAGTTTAAGATTTGCGGGAACTTTGCAGGGAGCTTTGGAGAGCGGCGTGAAGGCCGCCTCCGAAATCGTGATCTAG
- a CDS encoding HNH endonuclease signature motif containing protein, with the protein MHALKRLSNLELETNLKDFVQKERKLLHVILEHIKEIDSRKLYLERAYSSLYEYLVKEFGYSGSAAMRRIEAARLLNEVPAMAQKIQEGSLNLSQIGELSRSIKEKEKTTGQKVSSLQKRELVAKIESKTTLDTQKELALALDLPVKEFEKQKIQQNESLRLEITLSKEQYQKLLQCKDLAAHLLEQNHKDSSWASLFELLADQYLRKTFRQSDTESSKVVASKVDTTKNANADDTAVQTNSVTPCKIDAVVNDYNKTLTPKTRRLILKRDTCCQYRDLQTGKICQSTYGLQIDHKTSRWIGGGNEARNLQVLCGKHNRYKYSKEAGLVINARNLRR; encoded by the coding sequence ATGCACGCATTAAAAAGACTTTCTAATCTAGAACTTGAAACGAATCTCAAAGATTTTGTACAGAAAGAACGTAAACTTCTTCATGTAATTCTTGAGCATATTAAAGAAATTGATTCAAGAAAGTTATATTTAGAAAGAGCTTACTCTTCTTTATACGAGTATTTGGTTAAAGAGTTTGGCTATTCCGGATCAGCTGCGATGAGAAGAATTGAAGCCGCAAGACTTTTAAATGAAGTTCCCGCTATGGCTCAAAAAATTCAGGAAGGTTCATTGAATCTTTCCCAAATCGGTGAACTTTCCCGTTCGATTAAAGAAAAAGAGAAAACGACGGGCCAAAAAGTATCTTCACTTCAGAAGCGCGAACTTGTCGCAAAGATTGAAAGTAAAACAACACTGGATACTCAAAAAGAATTAGCGTTAGCATTGGATTTACCAGTCAAAGAATTTGAGAAGCAAAAGATACAACAGAATGAATCTTTGCGCCTAGAAATCACTTTAAGCAAAGAACAATATCAAAAGCTTCTTCAGTGCAAAGACTTGGCGGCGCATTTGTTGGAACAAAACCATAAGGATTCTTCTTGGGCTTCTTTATTTGAATTGCTGGCCGATCAATATTTGCGAAAGACTTTCAGACAGAGCGATACAGAAAGCTCAAAAGTGGTAGCATCGAAAGTAGATACGACAAAGAACGCAAATGCAGACGACACTGCCGTTCAGACCAATTCCGTAACACCTTGCAAAATCGATGCGGTGGTGAATGATTATAATAAAACGTTAACTCCGAAAACTCGTCGGCTTATTCTTAAGCGTGATACCTGCTGCCAGTATCGTGACCTGCAAACTGGAAAGATTTGTCAGAGCACTTATGGTTTGCAGATCGATCATAAAACTTCGCGTTGGATTGGCGGAGGTAACGAAGCTCGAAATCTCCAAGTTCTCTGCGGAAAGCACAATAGATACAAATATTCCAAAGAAGCGGGATTAGTAATCAATGCTCGAAATCTTCGTCGTTAA
- a CDS encoding ABC transporter ATP-binding protein, with protein MKSLFSEVVFTRFHARVFVLLSSLMAALLGLLGPFFQKELIDQLTGVQGTLHLIRFDNPLTYIIGAFLCVLLAQAFSQLTNYLSVRESLYMQKVFAQRLYEKTLHLRVDTMSGKPVGEIVSLYATDVQGATVFLDQTLPAGCSTLFPLLLAPFAISVLFDIPLWPTLIVMFVITLFNSFMAFRQSKFFFLFKQLAAERIGLVNEWVQNIRTIRILGWTRHFEKNIFAKRIVETQNRITMVTNGQIMNAVSSSITFILNVIALATLVLHSKHQLTSGELLALLWIVGVFLTRPFRQMPWFFTFAFDSWTSLKRLEDFFSTKNNQTADSTERITKEQVRDQKYALQVHGLNLVIGKRHILNNLNFNIAHGEFVAVVGEVGAGKSMLLLSLLRETGARFDSYHLGNKNALEVPLDEVRGQFAYVPQEGFIMSASLRENVAFLYDIEPERDPMVEESLRLAQFDLTTERVEKGLSTEIGERGVNLSGGQRQRVGLARVHFHQAPIMLLDDCLSAVDVDTEHKLFEQLLLGAWSERTRILVTHRLSALHRVDRILFMEDGKILDQGTFEELLGRNQKFREYTTSVAKEAAEKKQEASHV; from the coding sequence ATGAAGTCGCTGTTCTCAGAAGTCGTATTCACTCGTTTTCACGCCCGCGTGTTCGTTCTGCTATCGTCTTTAATGGCGGCTCTTTTAGGCCTCTTGGGTCCCTTTTTTCAAAAAGAGCTCATTGATCAACTGACAGGCGTTCAAGGAACTTTGCATCTGATTCGTTTCGACAATCCATTGACGTACATCATTGGCGCCTTTTTGTGCGTGCTTTTGGCGCAGGCCTTTTCGCAGCTGACAAATTATTTGAGCGTGCGCGAGTCGCTTTACATGCAAAAAGTTTTTGCACAAAGACTGTACGAAAAAACTTTGCATCTGCGTGTGGATACCATGAGTGGCAAACCTGTGGGAGAGATTGTTTCTCTTTACGCAACAGACGTGCAAGGTGCGACAGTGTTTTTGGATCAAACGTTGCCTGCTGGATGCTCGACTCTTTTTCCGCTGTTGCTAGCCCCTTTTGCTATTTCTGTTTTGTTTGATATTCCTTTATGGCCGACGCTGATTGTGATGTTCGTTATCACCCTTTTTAATTCGTTCATGGCCTTTCGCCAATCGAAGTTCTTTTTTCTTTTTAAGCAATTGGCGGCGGAGCGTATTGGTCTTGTAAACGAGTGGGTGCAAAACATCCGCACCATCCGCATCTTGGGATGGACTCGTCATTTCGAAAAAAATATTTTTGCCAAACGTATCGTTGAGACGCAAAACCGCATCACGATGGTGACAAACGGTCAAATCATGAATGCCGTTTCTTCTTCCATCACTTTTATTTTGAACGTGATTGCTTTGGCAACTTTGGTTCTGCACTCGAAACATCAACTCACCAGCGGCGAACTTTTAGCACTTCTCTGGATTGTCGGTGTGTTTTTGACTCGTCCGTTTAGGCAGATGCCATGGTTTTTTACTTTTGCGTTTGATTCTTGGACATCGTTAAAGCGTTTGGAAGATTTCTTTAGTACGAAAAACAATCAAACGGCGGACAGCACAGAACGCATTACAAAAGAGCAAGTGCGCGATCAAAAATATGCGCTGCAAGTGCATGGTCTGAATCTTGTGATCGGCAAAAGACATATTTTAAACAATCTTAATTTCAACATTGCCCATGGGGAATTTGTCGCCGTTGTGGGTGAAGTCGGTGCCGGAAAATCCATGCTGCTTCTTTCACTTTTGCGTGAGACCGGGGCTCGCTTTGATTCATATCATTTAGGAAATAAAAATGCGTTAGAAGTGCCTTTAGATGAAGTGCGTGGGCAGTTTGCTTACGTTCCTCAAGAGGGTTTTATCATGAGCGCAAGTCTGCGTGAAAACGTGGCCTTTCTTTATGATATTGAGCCAGAACGTGACCCGATGGTGGAAGAATCACTAAGACTTGCGCAATTTGATTTAACTACCGAGCGGGTTGAAAAAGGCCTGAGCACTGAAATCGGTGAACGCGGCGTGAATCTTTCAGGAGGACAACGTCAGCGTGTCGGTTTAGCGCGTGTGCATTTCCATCAAGCACCGATCATGCTCTTGGATGACTGCTTAAGTGCTGTCGACGTCGATACGGAACACAAGCTTTTTGAACAGTTGTTGTTGGGAGCTTGGAGTGAGCGCACAAGAATTTTGGTCACTCACCGTCTTAGCGCCCTTCATCGCGTTGACCGTATTCTTTTTATGGAAGACGGAAAGATTTTAGACCAAGGGACCTTCGAAGAGCTTTTAGGCCGCAATCAAAAGTTCCGCGAGTACACGACAAGTGTGGCTAAAGAAGCTGCCGAGAAAAAACAGGAGGCTTCTCATGTCTAA
- a CDS encoding 2OG-Fe(II) oxygenase, whose protein sequence is MEQNQINLIELERMFDELAAKNWASSTELFPQEFSRKLAQECQRLHDQGEFNKASIGRGATKTTHSEIRGDFTLWIDENTVSPLQQNFLSHLQTLLEHLNQSFYLGLKRFETHFALYPPGAGYDKHIDNHRGSGARKITFILYLNESWKKGHGGELSLYQPDHEDTLITQIEPQLGTFVLFRSDLFPHQVEKSFQPRLSITGWFRNDAS, encoded by the coding sequence TTGGAACAGAATCAAATCAATCTCATAGAGCTCGAAAGAATGTTCGATGAGCTGGCCGCTAAAAACTGGGCAAGCTCGACTGAACTTTTTCCACAAGAGTTCAGTAGGAAGCTCGCCCAAGAGTGTCAAAGGCTTCACGACCAAGGGGAATTTAACAAAGCCTCTATCGGACGCGGAGCCACGAAAACAACACATTCAGAAATTCGCGGCGACTTCACTTTGTGGATCGACGAAAACACAGTCTCACCTCTGCAGCAGAACTTTCTCTCACATCTGCAAACTCTCTTAGAACATCTCAATCAGTCTTTTTACTTAGGACTTAAAAGATTTGAAACACACTTTGCCCTATACCCACCGGGGGCAGGTTATGATAAGCATATTGATAATCATCGAGGTTCCGGAGCTCGAAAGATTACTTTCATCCTTTACCTCAATGAAAGCTGGAAAAAGGGACATGGTGGCGAATTAAGTCTCTATCAGCCTGATCACGAAGACACTCTGATCACACAGATTGAGCCTCAGCTTGGCACTTTTGTTTTGTTTCGCAGCGACCTCTTCCCTCATCAAGTCGAGAAGAGCTTTCAACCACGCTTAAGTATCACGGGCTGGTTTAGGAACGATGCATCATGA